The genomic region ACCTCACCCTGTCTTCACCTCAACAGGTATGAGACCTAGCCCTGTCTTCACCCAAACAGGTATGAGACCTCACCCTGTCTTCACCCAAACAGGCATGAGACCTCGCCCTGTCTTCAACCAAACAGGTATGAGACCTCACCCTGTCTTCACCTCAACAGGCATGAGACCTCGCCCTGTCTTCAACCGAACAGGTATGAGGCCTCACCCTGTCTTCTTCTCAACAGGTATGAGACCTAGCCCTGTCTTCACCTAAACAGGTATGAGACCTCACCCTGTCTTCACCTAAACAGGTATGAGACCTCACCCTGTCTTCACCCAAACAGGTATGAGACCTAGCCCTGTCTTCACCTAAACAGGTATGAGACCTAGCCCTGTCTTCACCTCAACAGGTATGAGACCTCACCCTGTCTTCACCCAAACAGGTATGATACCTCACTCTGTCTTCACCTTAGCAGGTATGAGACCTCGCCCTGTCTTCACCCAAACAGGTATGATACCTCGCTCTGTCTTCACCTTAGCAGGTATGAGACCTCGCCCTGTCTTCACCCAAACAGGTATGATACCTCGCTCTGTCTTCACCCAAACAGGTATGAGACCTAGCCCTGTCTTCACCTAAACAGGTATGAGACCTAGCCCTGTCTTCACCTCAACAGGTATGAGACCTAGCCCTGTCTTCACCTCAACAGGTATGAGACCTCACCCTGTCTTCACCCAAACAGGTATGATACCTCACTCTGTCTTCACCTTAGCAGGTATGAGACCTCGCCCTGTCTTCACCCAAACAGGTATGAGACCTCACTCTGTCTTCACCTTAGCAGGTATGAGACCTCGCCCTGTCTTCACCCAAACAGGTATGATACCTCGCTCTGTCTTCACATTAGCAGGTATGAGACCTCGCCCTGTCTTCACCCAAACAGGTATGATACCTCGCTCTGTCTTCACCTTAGCAGGTATGAGACCTCGCCCTGTCTTCACCTTAACAGGTATGAGACCTAGCCCTGTCTTCACCTTAGCAGGTATGAGACCTCGCCCTGTCTTCACCTTAACAGGTATAAGACCGTAGCCTGTCTTCACCTTAACAGGTATGAGACATCACCCTGTCTTCACATAAACAGTAATGAGATCTTGCCCTGCCAATATCCAAACAGGTTTGACACCTCGCCCTGTCTTTACCTTAACAGGTATGAGATAATGCCCTGTCTTCACCTAACCAGGTATGAGACCTCGCCCTGTCTTCACTCAAACAGGATTGAGACATTGCCCTGTCCACACCCAAACAGGAAAGAGACCTTGCCCTGTCTTAACAGCTGTGAGACCCCATCCTGTGTTAACATGTGTGCGACCCCGACCTGCCTTAACATGTGTGAGACGCAGACCTGCTTTAACAGGTATGCGACTTTGACTAGCCTTATTGGGTATGAGAGCCTGACATGCCTTAAAAGGTGAGAGATGCCGGCCTGTCTTAACAATTGTGAGAACCGGACCTGCCTTAACATGTATGAGACCCCAACAGTCCTAACTATCAGGTAACAGGTATCAGACTCTGCCCCTTACCCCTTACTTAAATAGGAAAGTCCCCCCCCCCATTCCCTGTCTGTACATGCCCAAACAGGCTTCTACTCTGTAAAGGTTTTACAGCCACTGAGGCTTAATTTCAGTGCTTTTTAGTGACATGCTTCACTTATGGTCAGAGGTGACTCTATGTATCTTGCAGATCAAGATTCGTGCTGGTGTGAAGACACGCAGTGTGCGTGTGAAGGTGTATGGCTGGGTTCACCGACTGCGACGACAGGGGAAGAACCTCATGTTCCTCGTGCTCCGTGATGGCACAGGCTTCCTGCAGTGTGTGCTTTCAGATATATTGGTACGTGCATATACACACTGTTACCATCACTTGTTTTTTTAGATGAGTGTGTTctgtgattaaaaaaaaaatgatcgcAAATTCAATGTAgcatgaaaaaaagttaaatttttaaataattatatcaggATCAACACTGTACCTGATAATTTATcggaaaagaaaacaatacacgtaggtataaaagaaaaaaaaaattgtaacatTATTTACCATAGGTCAAATGATTATCCAAATCAGGATGCAATTTAATGTAACCAATGGCAACATTACCCTTTGCATACAATATTAACGACAAGTTTTCCCCTGACAAAACACAAGAGGAaagtaaatatgatattttttagcAAAGATTTTTTCAGAAAACTGTACTTAAAGAAAGAATTCCATTTCAAAcagtgtacatgtgtatttgtcATTGATGAAAGGTTTATTTGTGCAATTCTGCATTAAATGCTTATAAATGTAACATATCtatatgtgatatatttctAGTGCCAATCGTACGATGCCCTCACCCTGTCCACCGAGGCTGCTGTGTGTCTGTTTGGCGAGATAAACGTGGTCCCAGAAGGAAAAACAGTATGTACTTACTTTCGACAAGCAGTCAGCTTCAAAGCTGTCTGTAAAAGtcttatacaaaaacataaacatgatcAAACAAGAGTTGATTTCAAAAGATAACAAGGTATCAGTTGGTCAGATATGCTAGTTATATCATGGAACCGCTGGAAATAATGTTGAATTTGAAGCCTGGTGAACCCACATAATATtggtatatattataaatgtccAATGATTTTCCTGATATTCTATGTGACAACTGCCTACGCAATCTAGAGATACGTTcctttgaacatgttttttacaCTTGTAGCTGTATTGGACTTTATAATAGTGCAGTTCTCTTCTTCCATCCTTGTAGAGGTATTACTCTGATATTTGGTACACATTACCACCATGATGTTAGTTAGTAGTAGTgcccaattttatttttcatgacaCTGCCTACTCATCTAATAGTTTGGTGCCCAGTTTTAAAGATACCACTCTGATTCCTGGTTGTCAGTTGAAGCCAAGTTGTTAATAATCATTTgctgtttaatttaattatttctataaatCAAGCCCTTCCTTGTTTTAGAGTTATGTTTTGCATTGACATTCTGGCAAATAGGAAtacatttctgtaaaataatcataaaacatctcatgtttatcatttctcatgtttatcatttctcatgtttatcattttgaatgtttatcattttgaatgtttatcattttgatatttgccTGAATCAACTAAAAAAACCTGTGTCAAGTGCTTTGCGAGGGCCATGGGTAATAACTACTCCCGTGATAGCTTTAGTATAAATGGAAGTTTCCACTGTCTAGGCACCAGAAGGGCACGAGATGAAGGTGGACTACTGGGAGCTGGTTGGGTCCTCACCTCCAGGGGGTGCTGACAACCTGCTGAACGAGGAGGCCCATGTAGACGTACAGCTAGACAATAGGCACATGATGATCCGCGGAGAAAACGTGAgtacaatatattgaataaactcttaatatataattttgtcatttaactacatgctacatgtatgtattttgtaacCAATTTTCATATGATGTGTCCAGTTTACCATTATCATTTCACTTTTATGTCATAAAATAgagaaaaatgataatatttgtattataaccTGCACTCCTTTTAATTGCAGACAACAAAGGTGTTGAAGATGCGGTCAGTTGTGATGCACTGTTTCCGTGAGCACTACTTTGACAGAGGATACTACGAGGTTACCCCACCCACCCTGGTGCAAACACAGGTGGAAGGGGGGTCTACGCTCTTTAAACTCCCGTACTTCGGGGAAGAGGTATGAGCACAGAGTCATTTATTTCAACTATTGGTTAACTGATATAGCTTCTTTGGTTATACCAAAGTTTCTGTTTGTTAGTTGAAATGATATGAGACCCCGTCCCACTTtctatttaaagcaaaatgtatCAGACAAAAATCCTGATTTAAGAAAGTGCATTATGAAGTGTTTCTGTACATGACATACAATTAATGACTTCAAAGAATGAGACCTGTTCTATACTGTGTTAAGATGGTATACTGTGTTATGATGGTATACTGTGTTATGATGGTATACTGTGTTATGATGGTATACTGTGTTATGATGGTATACTGTGTTATGATGGTATACTGTGTTATGATGGTATACTGTGTTATGATGGTATACTGTGTTATGATGGTATACTGTGTTATGATGGTATACTGTGTTAAGATGGTATACTGTGTTATGATGGTATACTGTGTTAAGATGGTATACTGTGTTATGATGGTGTACTGTGTTAAGATGGTGTACTGTGTTAAGATAGTATACTGTGTTAAGATGGTATACTGTGTTAAGATGGTATACTGTGTTAAGATGGTATACTGTGTTTTTGTAGGCTTACCTAACCCAGTCGTCCCAACTTTACCTGGAGACCGCCATACCAGCCATGGGGGATGTGTTCTGTATAGCTAGCTCTTACAGAGCAGAAACCTCGCGCACACGTAGACATCTGTCAGAGTAGGTTAACTAAGACACTTAACTTCTTCAGTATGataatgtacattgtatgcTCAAATCATCCATCCAGTATTGTATGTGGTTGGAAAAAATCACAGTTtcttaaaaacttttttaataagtattatatttattaaacgtCTTACTTGTACAACTATAAGAAAAGTTATTCACTGCTTTCTGTATTGTTTCTTTCAATGAGTTAACATTTGAATTTGGACAATTTAGAAACTGAAAAAAGCCTTGATGATTCTACAAATGctaaatgtttgttattgtaTGTAGGTACACCCACATTGAGGGAGAGTGCTCATTTATCTCATTTGATAACCTGCTAGAGCGCCTGGAAGACCTTGTTTGTGACGTCGTAGACCGTGTCCTCAAGTCTCCGTATGCCAACATTGTGTATGAGCTCAACCCTGTATGTAGCCAGATTTATACACACAGGCACTTTAAATTCAGTTGCATTACTTTTCTAAGATATCTCAACTTCCACATTATACTCATTGTGTTCCTGCAAAGGCTAAATGAATTTCCCCATGTGTTTCATTCCAATGCTACAGTCACAGATTAAAGATATGATGTTAAGATTACATCATAGTGTCCTCATAGCAATTTGACATTCAAGATTTTGTAGCAAGTTGAAATTGAAGTTCAAGTTGTAGTTGAAACAGAAATTGAGGATCTTTGTTGCCTAGTTTACCCAGTGATTTACACACTCACTTCTTACCGGATCGGTCATGCAAGGTGCATGTGAGCAAGTTTGTGGTCATCAAGCTAGACAAATGGGTTTTGTTTGGGTACTGCGGTTTACCCCCACACCCAAGACCACAATTTTGAGCCAACAAGAATGATTTAGCATTAGTCAACATAACATTCTTCCAAatcaatgtaaaaatgtttaaactatattttcttaTGGTGCATACCATTTTgataattatcaacatttttcagGATTTTAAAGCCCCGAAGAGACCTTTCAAAAGAATGGCTTATACAGAGGCTTtggaatatttgaaaaagaacaATATAACAAAAGATGATGGATCATTTTATGAATTTGGTGATGTGAGTATTTGATTGTACAATCACGTTATGTTAGTGTCAATTTCTGTAAACATTTTGCTTTCCTCCAattctattttaaaatgaaaaccaaCCTCGGAACAAAACCATAGCTATATGCTcttcaatgttttcaaacagATGAAATACCATCATTAAATATCGGTAAAATCCTTTCCATCTTAGCTCTGTAAATTACTTTCCTATATTGATGATTAAACGCATTAagttaagaaatacacatataGCAATGttgattattcaattttatGTATATAACTTTCAACCTggttaatttatatatataagtatttattttttttaataaaatctgaATTGATTCAGCTAAAAAGTTACTTCAAACACAGTCAGTGTTCAGTAACATATTGAATTATTGAGATATATGGCTTCTATGTTAACAACTATTGACTGTATTATATCTCGTGCACCAGGATATCCCAGAAGCCCCGGAACGTAAGATGACGGACCAAATCG from Mya arenaria isolate MELC-2E11 chromosome 3, ASM2691426v1 harbors:
- the LOC128227333 gene encoding asparagine--tRNA ligase, cytoplasmic-like isoform X2; this encodes MAQVSEDIAKMSIREVYTSEKLGSDETGDGTAEKPFKSVLEALRQTDGKEPLPNIFVDGKEEGKKYEPLAKAQMKKQKKIWQSEANKAADKAKRDDEDAERREKNLEEARKVVLTQDPALPTPKQIKIRAGVKTRSVRVKVYGWVHRLRRQGKNLMFLVLRDGTGFLQCVLSDILCQSYDALTLSTEAAVCLFGEINVVPEGKTAPEGHEMKVDYWELVGSSPPGGADNLLNEEAHVDVQLDNRHMMIRGENTTKVLKMRSVVMHCFREHYFDRGYYEVTPPTLVQTQVEGGSTLFKLPYFGEEAYLTQSSQLYLETAIPAMGDVFCIASSYRAETSRTRRHLSEYTHIEGECSFISFDNLLERLEDLVCDVVDRVLKSPYANIVYELNPDFKAPKRPFKRMAYTEALEYLKKNNITKDDGSFYEFGDDIPEAPERKMTDQIGEPILLCKFPTEIKSFYMLRCEEDRRLTESVDLLMPSVGEIIGGSMRIWQYEELMEGFKREGIDPTNYYWYTDQRKYGTCPHGGYGLGLERFLCWILNRYHIREVCLYPRFVDRCRP
- the LOC128227333 gene encoding asparagine--tRNA ligase, cytoplasmic-like isoform X1, translating into MAQVSEELAEMSFGEVYTSEKLGSDETGDGTAEKPFKSVLEALRQTDGKEPLPNIFVDGKEEGKKYEPLAKAQMKKQKKIWQSEANKAADKAKRDDEDAERREKNLEEARKVVLTQDPALPTPKQIKIRAGVKTRSVRVKVYGWVHRLRRQGKNLMFLVLRDGTGFLQCVLSDILCQSYDALTLSTEAAVCLFGEINVVPEGKTAPEGHEMKVDYWELVGSSPPGGADNLLNEEAHVDVQLDNRHMMIRGENTTKVLKMRSVVMHCFREHYFDRGYYEVTPPTLVQTQVEGGSTLFKLPYFGEEAYLTQSSQLYLETAIPAMGDVFCIASSYRAETSRTRRHLSEYTHIEGECSFISFDNLLERLEDLVCDVVDRVLKSPYANIVYELNPDFKAPKRPFKRMAYTEALEYLKKNNITKDDGSFYEFGDDIPEAPERKMTDQIGEPILLCKFPTEIKSFYMLRCEEDRRLTESVDLLMPSVGEIIGGSMRIWQYEELMEGFKREGIDPTNYYWYTDQRKYGTCPHGGYGLGLERFLCWILNRYHIREVCLYPRFVDRCRP